The DNA window CCGTTTCATCCACTCCCTCATTTTGGGAACAATTTGTTCCCGTCGCTATGTTGTCAAATACTACAGAACCAGCTATTAAATAATTCACACGTCGGTGAGTGTATCCAAACCTGTCTCTGCAATACTCCTCAAATGTACGGTGGATTGAACGGTACAGCCTGCGATCACGCAACTCCATAAGTGCCTTGCCAGCTTCAAAAAACGCTCTCTCCACCTTTCGCTCTAAATTTAGGCGATCGCTAATTTCCTGCTCGGTTAACTCTGGAATTTCAACAGCAGTAACGGTGATTGTTGCTGTAGCTGGGTTTTCTTCAAGGTCTTGGTCATCTGGTGGCGTGTCGTCACTGGATGTAGCAGAGGTGGCTTTTTTGCGAGTAGAAGGTGGTTTAGCCATTATTCCACCCCTTTAGTTCAACAATATTTTTTCAGAGTCAGTTACAACGTAGATTTTGGAAATAGTTGATAACTGCTCCGTCATAGCCCACCGCAGGCATTGCTTCTTTGGAAAAGCTGAAAGTAGGGCAAGAGGATTAATAGTCTGAGCGTTAATCGCCATTAGAACTTTCTGTTAAATTAACCCCAGGAATATGCTGAATCCATTCACCTAAGCACTCTTTTAAATCCAACCCTACAGCATTGGCTGCCCTAATGAGAGTGTCTAAAGGTACACCCTTTGTATCCTCGTTCTCAATTCTATTAAAATTTGCCCCGCTCATTCCGGCGTAATCACCAGCTACGGTTAAACTGATCCCCGCAGCTTCTCTTGCCTTTTTCAAAGCAGTTCCGATACCAGTAAACTCCACTTCAATAATAATTTTCATTAAATCCATAGTCATACGCCTCCAAAGAATTATCTCTAATTTAAACCATTACGCATTGCTTGACAAGCATCACGTAATACGTAACAATAGATATACAAAGAAAGCGCCCCGACTGCGAATCTAAAGCGCTTTCCGTCCCGTTAGGAACTTAATCAATCATGACATACCAAATCTACAGCCAACAACAGCTGCAACTGAAATCTATTACGCGACTCAAGCAAATCTACAGCGAAACGCAAAGCACAGTCGAAGTAAGCGACAAACGCTGTAAGGATGCCTGGATTTTCGCCATTGTTAACTATCAGGCAAGCAAGGTTCAGAAACTTACCCTCGCTGCCCCCAACGAACAAGCCCTCGCCCAAACCGAACTCGACAGTTACATCGCCAACCAAGCCCAAGCTGTAGCTCCTGAACCCCTCAGAATAGTCGAAATCTCGTTTGACCATCACGAATATTACGCTGGTAATCAACTGGTAGCCAGCATCAGCCATGACGACAACCACTTAACGCAACGCTGGATAGTCATGGTCAACGGTAAAGAAGTATTTCGTGCCAACACTCTAATGCGTTGCGATCGCTTCATCTGCACTCACTACAAAGATGGCACACTGCCAGTGCAAGAAGAAGCAGGGGGGCAGGGAGCAGGGGGCAAGGGAGAAGAAATTGCCCCCCTGCACCCCGCACCCTGCTCCTTGTCCTCTTCTACGGAAAACCAAATCATGGCGCATATCTTTAACGAGTGCCAGAATTATGGGTTTGAAATTCTCGATGATGGCATTTACAACAACAACGGCGTGAAACTGGGTCAAGTCGGATGCACTGACGGTAACTGGTGGGTGAAGAGGCGTTATTCAGGACAGCAGCAGTATTCTAACTCGGTCTATGATGCAGTGCGATCGCTGTCGATGGTGGACGTGTCTACTGATGGTAAATCCATTTTTGATGAATATTTTTTAGAGCAACCCTTAGAACAGCTAACTGGCGATAAATTGCAACGGCTGCTGGACATAGCTGAGTTAGTCACAGCGTAAAGAGTAGGCTTCGCCTGGGTAAAGGTAAATTTCTTAATTCCCTTCCCCTTTACCCTTTCCCCCTTACCCTCATTAATCACTTCATTCACATTTACCAACCAATATGCAACCCACAATATCAATCCCCCAACACTGGGGCTACCCTCGCTTTGCCTTGGAACAGCGTACAAACCAGGGCATCATCCTGGGGCTTCAATACTACCCCTCTGGCACAGAACTGGCTGAACAATTTGGTAACGGCTGGCGCTATGCGCTGATGCCTAATAAAAACTCTGATGAATTGTTCCACTTTCAGGAAAACCAAATCCAACCACTCTCCCCAGAAGAATTATTCGACCAAATCACTGCTGAAATTGACTTTTATCAACAGCAAATAAGCATTCTCAACCGACAGTTAACCGTATTAACTGAGGGTGCAAACAATGGCTAAGGAAGCAAACAACAGCTTTGACCGTAGAGCTAATCATTTGCTGCATTCGATTCGGCTTTGCGGTGGTTGTGTACCTCTGCATCGGCTGCAATTTCAATTCTCTGATTCGGTCATTCAAACACTGCTGGATAAAGAACTGGTGCAAGTGCAGAACACCGGACGCGGCTTTTTGTTGGAGATTGCCAAGGATTTTTAGGTTGTTGACCTTATTGAAATTAAAATCAACGAGGAGAAAGCATGATTGACTACGTTAATACCCTGAAAACTAGTTGGTATATTTCCCCACCTTGGGGTAAAACAATTCCAACGGTTGAGGTCAATTTATTAGAAAGAGTTTACCTGAAAACCACAAGAACATTCGGCTATTGCTCTGGTGTGCAATGGAAATATGAGTGTTGGCTTTATACAGTCATCTGTGGTGATGAAATTGTCCACGCTACAGAACACCAAATCATTGGGACTGGGCAGTTAGAAACCCTCACTGTGCAAAAACCTGCTTTCGTTTTGGGGCAGAAAGTAATCCTGTGTTCTTATGGGGATGACACAAAACAACGGCTGATTCTGGGGATTGTACTTGTAGATAAGTTTTGGTTTTACCTTGTCGAATTGCTATCGCCAACATTGACTGAAACACCGACAATGTTTAATCGCTTCTTATTGGTCGGTGAAAAAAGTTTGGTGCGCGTGAATGTCTAATTCTCTCTAATCAACAACGAAAAATTATCACCCAACTAAAGTTATGGCACAAATCGAAGTAGCTCAAATTATTGAACAGATAAAGCAAGAAATCACTGTTGATGCTTCGGGACGCGGTAAAGCTAGTATTCGAGCTACAGCAAGACTCGCTAATATCGATGCTACTGGATTAGTCAGAAGTCTCAAAACTGCTGTAGACAATTCTCGGTCTAAACTGGTTGAAAAGATTATCCGTAAAGGGTTTGAAGCCGTAGAGATTTTAGGATGGTCGCAGTCCGGTATCCCTGATATAGCTGTTGCCGCCATACTTCACTATTACGGTTATGAAGCGGGGAAAAGATGCAGCGAACAAGCAAGATTAGCCTGTGAAGCATTTGAAAGTATCGGTGTTCGCGCCTGGATGCAAGACATTATCGGCTGGACAAAACCTACTACTCAACCACAAGAACAACCCCCTACACCAGCCCTCCCCCCAGTTGAACAGCGATTGCATACTCTTGTCCTGGCAATGAAAACTTTAGCTGAGTTAACTGGTGGCAGACTCAACCCATACATGGAACAGCAATTTAAAGACTATGCCGGGAATCTTCTGGCAGAACACAACAGAAAATTGCTAACCCCTTCAGAAGAACGCTGGCTTGGCGTGGTCAACTTTGCAGAGAACGAACTGGGTAAAAAAGTCCCCCTGAGCGGCGCTCACTATCGGGGACATTTAGGCACATGGGTGAGAACATTCTACCCTCAGTTAGGCGATCGCCAAGAAACGCGATTGCTTAACGGTGTGCAGCAGCTCATCTATGTCTACGCTTGTCACGAGCCGGCTGTTGCGGCTAAGTTGACCAAAGCTATAGAAGAATTCTTTGCTCATCCCAGTCCTGGTGCAGCGCTAAGGCAGGCGGGGGCTTTCGCCAAAAAGCCTGTAGTTACCGTTTGATAATTATTAGCTGTCTGAGTTTTGTAACCTGTTGGGATTTTATGATTATCCTCAAAGTTCGAGGTTACGCAACCATGAATAACTGCCCCAAGTGCGGAAGTAAAGAAAATTATAGAAAAGCTCTTGATGATTTAGTAGTTTATTGCGATTGCTGTCATCACTCTTGGGAAGATAAACAACTAAAAAGACCGATTCTTGAAACTAGCGTTTACATGAGCCGGGGAGCAATGAAGGGTAAACATAATGTGACAGTTTGGTACTGCCCTACTGACCCATCACGTTATTCTTTTTCTCTAACCTACGGTGGTGGAGTTTGTAATTTTAGAGAGTTTGTTGATGACCCATATCTAAGCGGCAGCTATACCACCCCACAAGAAGCATTAGAAGCAGGTATTGCAGAGGTAAAAAGTGATGGCCAGATTTCATGACACAAGAGCAGCAGCACTAGCAGGGCAAATAGACCAAATCAACGCAATCGGTTGGGAGTCGGCGTGTGACTTCGCACTACAGCAGCACGCAGTTAAAGGCGTACTTTCATCAGTAGAAACAATATTGCATTTCGATATGTTTCTCGCTAGGTCAAAGGATACAGCCCATAAAAGACAGGCAATTTGGGCAAAACAAGTAAGCCAAGGTATTAGCGGAATCGAATGGTACACCGTTGAGTACGGCGGCGTAACTATGGAGCTTCCCCGGCTGTGTGAGGAGTTAACGCTCGTTTCTGGCGATAAGGAAATTTTGATGAATTCCAAGTCGGTAGCCCTCGACTTCCTTGCACATTGGAACCTCGCCTTCAAGCTGTGGCGTTACAACTGCGAAACAGAATCGCGCTGGCTAGAATCTCGGTGGAGTCAGTTTTACGCCGAATACATGAGCCGGGAATGGGTGGAAGTTTGGGCTGAGGATGAGGTTTACCAGATTCTTTTACCAGATGGAACATTCCAGGACAAACCCATGTTTGCTATCAACGCTTGTTGTTGCTGGGGTAATCCTGAAGCGATCCACCGCACTACTGCACACTCTGATTCTGGCTCAAGCTGGTTTCAATGGAATAATTTTACGCCTTGGAGATAAAAAATATGAAAGCCATAGTTACAGTAGTTGAAAAAATCTCATCTGAAGCTCACATTGATATTCCTGATGGTTTAGCAGAACGAGGCATTAGACAGCAAGTTGTAGACCATTACAACAGTGGCAAAATGCTTGGATTACTGAATATCTTCCACGTTGATTTTGAATCTATCAGCGTTCACATTGGTAAAAAAACCCAAATCACTTGGCAACCTGGAAAGCCTTGGAGTCCAAAACATCCCTATTACTTTTGCAAACTTGGAAGATTTACTTTGACTCTGTTAACTGACACAGAGCAAAGCTTAACTTGTACAGAAGTTTACTTTGGGCATCACAAGCAACTTATTTACACATCAGAAAAAGAGATATCCAAAGAATTGGCAACAGTCGAACTCCAAAATTTCTTAAGTGGATTAGCTGTTGAACTTCAGACTTTAAGCCACATTGAATTTAGTGAGGATGAAGTATGACTGTTGCACCATTATTAGCACCAGAAATCACCGTCATCGAAACTGTCACCCGACATCCTCTAAACTTTTACGAGTCCCCATCGTGGTTTACTACGGAATTACTGCGCCATGTTCCGTTATCTGGTGTCATTGGTGAGCCATGTGTGGGGCATGGAGCGATCGCATCATTATTATCGGTGTGGCCCTACACCAAGCAAATGTGGACGAACGATATTGATCCACATAAAGCGGCTGATTACCAAATGGATGCAACACTATCCGAGTCATGGGCTAAGTTTCCAGAGTGCGATTGGATCTGCACTAATCCACCATACGCGGAATTTGCTGCACCAATTATCAAGAATGCCTACCAGAAAGCGCGTGTAGGTGTAGCTGCATTCCTTATGACCAGCTTTCTTGAACCTTGTGATGATCGGGCTGATTTCTTGCAGCAGCATCCGCCGTCACTTGTACTGATTCTGCCTCGTTTTTGTTTTCGTAAGGACAAGAAAGGTAAACGCTGGGCGACAGATAATATCACCATTTCATGCTTTGTTTGGGACAAGCGCACTACAGAGCAACGAATTATTATCCGTCCAGCCAATCAAATTGTTGGCTTTTATAAGACACCAGATAAGGCAATTAGTAAAGAGTCGGCAATATCCGTTGTGAATGAAATCGCACTTTGGTGAGATTAGTACCTACTACCAAAATCTTTTTTAGTTATGTCAACAAACATTGAATGGGCAGATGAAACAATTAATCCGATTGTGGGATGCTCTCGAATTTCGCCAGGTTGCCAAAAATGTTATGCAGCTACAGCAGCCGCATCCCCACGACTTCAACAATTCCCCCAGTATCAAGTTGTAAGTATTTGGGATGGCACAGTTGAATTTGTCAAATCTCAACTTATTAAACCATTGTATTGGAAAAAGCCAAAGAGAATTTTTGTATGCTCAATGGCTGATTTGTTTCACGCCAATGTCCCTGATGAATGGATTCATCAAGTAATGGCTGTTGCTGCTCTTTCACCTCAGCATACTTTTCAAATCTTGACTAAGCGACCAGAAAGAATGAAGGAGTATTTTAGTCAACAATCACTATGGGTCAAGTGGTATGAAGCAGCCAAAGAAAATCTTTGGGACGCTGTTAATGAGAAATTTGGAGGATTAATTAATCTCCAACAAGATTTTATTGACCAACCATTCCCCTTACCAAATGTGTGGTTAGGAGCCTCCACTGAGAATCAACAGATGGCGGAAAAACGCATTCCAATTCTCTTGCAAATTCCCTGTTCTGTTCGGTTTTTATCTTGTGAGCCACTGCTTGAAGAAATTGATTTGAGGCAAGGAGGAGCAATTCAAAAATTAATCAGTGATTCCTACGAATGGGAATTAGTAAATGAAGATATCCAATGGATTGTTGTAGGGGGTGAGTCTGGGCCAAATTCCAGACCATGCCACATCGAATGGATTGAGTCTATTGTCCAACAATGCCAAAAATCAAAAACACCCGTATTTGTAAAGCAGTTGGGGGCTAATGCTCAACATGAGGGGCAACCATTCAAAACCCGTGACAAGAAGGGAGGAGACATTGAAGAGTTTCCAAAACATTTACAGGTTAGGGAATTTCCTGTTCCGGTACGAGAGTAAAAGCAAATCCCCCACACTGCTTTTCACAGGCGGGGGAAGGAAAAGTTTTTTGTAGGGTTCTAACGATGAGTTTAACAGAAAAAATAAACATTGCTGGAGGGTTTAAAAGATGACTACCGACAGCTTTAGTGATAACAGAAGAAAACGCCATATTTATATGGATAGTAAGCTTGACGATTTGCCATTAACAATGGAGGCATATCGTGTTTACTGTCATTTGTGCCGTCGAGCCGGTTGTGATAACAATGCTTTCCCTTCTTACAAATCTATTGGTGAGTCTTGCTTTCGGGGGTCTTTTCCAAATTCACCAACTGACACTTTACGGCGAAAAGCGATCGCAGCAGTAAATGAACTTATCTGTTGGAATTTGATCACAAAAACCAGCAGAGAGAATAACGGGCTACAAACATCAAATCATTACAGTCTTACGGACATGGAAGACTGGTTCCCTAATCCATTAAAATCGTCTTCCTTAATTAGAGGAAAGAAAGATTTAGGTAGTGATGGGGAAACATTCAGTAGTGTTGGGGGGACACTACCGGGGGTGCTGGGGGAACACCCCGGTAGTGCTGGGGGAACACCCCCGGTAGTGTTGGGGGGACACCCCAGTAGTGCTGGGGGGACACCCAAAGATTATCCAATTAAAGATTATCCAATTGAAGTCTATCCACTCAAGGACGCGCCCCAGGAAAAGCCACCCGCGCCCTCCACCCATGAGAGTGTGTGTGAAAAAGAGGAACTTGATTTAACAACGGAAGAAATTGAACTCGAAGAACCAACCCCACAATTACTCACTTCGTTGTCAAAAAATTTCGTGGAATCGCAACAAACCGATAACCCCTCAAGAGGATCAACTATTGCGGCGGGGTCGTTCGATAAATCCGAACAACCGAATAAAGCGCAACTAACTTGTCCCTACAAGACAGCCCGGAACGTGAAAGAACTGATTGATGCCTGGCTAACAGACCCGACTGCTATGAGTGATGATTCTCTACCACTGCTTGTCAGAGAAACAATCAAGTGGAATCGCTGGGTTTTACCTTGGCGCAATGGAGAACGAAAGCTGAATAACTTGTACCAAAACTTCAACCCGATAGTCGTGGACTTCCTAGCACAAGAATTAGCCACTAAGTCAAAACGCTCGGCACAACAGGAAATAAATCATGCGATCGCAGTAATCAACACCTGGGAGAAAACCAAAGGCGGATGGACGAACTTGATGCAGCGTTTAAGCCAAGCTCATAGTGCCGAAACTCAACGCCTTGCCCAACAAAAAGCCATACAAATGGCTCATGCTGCCCCTAATGAGTTGAGGGCAGTACTACCCGAAATCAGACAAGCGCGGAGATTTACAAAAGTAGCATAGCAGGAGAAAAGGCGATGTTTTCACCAGATTTTGCCCCAGATAACGTAGTTTCAATGCCTAACCGCTTACCGCCCCAGGCGATAGAAGCTGAGGAAGTAGTACTCGGTGGCATTTTGTTTGACCCGGAAGCGATCGCTCGTGTAATTAAGATTTTGCAACCAGAAGATTTTTACGTTGGTTCGCATAAGGACATCTACCGAGCCGCAGTGCGATTGCACCAGTCTCAGCAACCAACGGATTTATTGTTTGTCACCAGTTGGCTGGAATCTCATGGCTTATTGCATAATGTTGGCGGTAGAAATAAACTTGCGTCCTTGCTCAACTCTTGCGTGTCAGCAGTTAACGTCGATGCCTTAGCAGAATTGATTCGAGAAAAAGCGCAATTGAGAGCGGTGATCCAAACGGCTTTACAAATGGCACGGGAAGCGATGGATGCTCCTTTGACCGAAATGACTGCCACTTCAGTCATCGAAATGGGACAACAAAAACTTTTAGAGTTGCGCCAATTAACTATGCCTTGTCAGATAAAGCTAATGGCTGACATCATTCCTGACGTTTATGCCGAGATTGAATTGGCCAATAACGGTGAAGATGCGATTGAGGTGAATGTCCCCACCGGATTCTATGATTTGGATTCGGTAATTGGCGGGATGCCTTTTGGTGCTTTGACCGTTGTTGGAGGTCGCGGCGGCATCGGCAAGTCTACCTGGGCATTAGATATTGGTATTAGGGCTGCTGCTAGCGGGTTAACAACCGCTTATTTCGCTTTAGAGATGTCTGCCTCACAAATGGTCAAAAAGACCCTTTCAAGGCTGGCAGCACCCTATGTTCCTGCTGACTTGCTTTTTAAACGCAATGCACTCCGGGAATCTCACTGGAATCCTTTGGCTCAAGCTTGTGCTGAGGGGATGGCGCTACCATTTTGGTTGAATGATA is part of the Nostoc sp. UHCC 0926 genome and encodes:
- a CDS encoding helix-turn-helix domain-containing protein, which gives rise to MDLMKIIIEVEFTGIGTALKKAREAAGISLTVAGDYAGMSGANFNRIENEDTKGVPLDTLIRAANAVGLDLKECLGEWIQHIPGVNLTESSNGD
- a CDS encoding replicative DNA helicase, whose amino-acid sequence is MFSPDFAPDNVVSMPNRLPPQAIEAEEVVLGGILFDPEAIARVIKILQPEDFYVGSHKDIYRAAVRLHQSQQPTDLLFVTSWLESHGLLHNVGGRNKLASLLNSCVSAVNVDALAELIREKAQLRAVIQTALQMAREAMDAPLTEMTATSVIEMGQQKLLELRQLTMPCQIKLMADIIPDVYAEIELANNGEDAIEVNVPTGFYDLDSVIGGMPFGALTVVGGRGGIGKSTWALDIGIRAAASGLTTAYFALEMSASQMVKKTLSRLAAPYVPADLLFKRNALRESHWNPLAQACAEGMALPFWLNDNPVITTSQIKGDLQDIQACCGSVSLVIVDYVQLIEPMRRERGENRVQEIDSILKQLRAIAKQFNCAVLGLAQLKREVDSRSEKRPTKADFRESGGFEQEAAVMLGLYREDYYDKQTTQKGIFEVSVLKSRFSSETTVNLLFDERFGQFKNLAKSNY
- a CDS encoding DUF1392 domain-containing protein, producing MIDYVNTLKTSWYISPPWGKTIPTVEVNLLERVYLKTTRTFGYCSGVQWKYECWLYTVICGDEIVHATEHQIIGTGQLETLTVQKPAFVLGQKVILCSYGDDTKQRLILGIVLVDKFWFYLVELLSPTLTETPTMFNRFLLVGEKSLVRVNV
- a CDS encoding DUF5131 family protein, with the translated sequence MSTNIEWADETINPIVGCSRISPGCQKCYAATAAASPRLQQFPQYQVVSIWDGTVEFVKSQLIKPLYWKKPKRIFVCSMADLFHANVPDEWIHQVMAVAALSPQHTFQILTKRPERMKEYFSQQSLWVKWYEAAKENLWDAVNEKFGGLINLQQDFIDQPFPLPNVWLGASTENQQMAEKRIPILLQIPCSVRFLSCEPLLEEIDLRQGGAIQKLISDSYEWELVNEDIQWIVVGGESGPNSRPCHIEWIESIVQQCQKSKTPVFVKQLGANAQHEGQPFKTRDKKGGDIEEFPKHLQVREFPVPVRE